In a genomic window of Bacteroides sp.:
- a CDS encoding fructosamine kinase family protein produces the protein MLPSEIQKELGYIIQQQIGLAPVLSEIRSVGGGCINDARVVKTDQGFYFLKYNHGSRYPGMFEAETRGLKMLEDANEIRVPKVISTGTAGKHDFLVLEYLESGRQEKHFWEHFGRGLARLHNHTAQHFGLDHENYIGSLPQTNAFSESWKDFFMTQRIEPQLRLSRQSGKTDAQLDTLFEQFFVRLDAFFPKEPPALVHGDLWSGNFLTGPNGEAVIIDPAVYFGHRYMDLGMTQLFGGFDPAFYKAYQEEYPLQDNWRDGLEIAKLYPLMVHVNLFGGGYLGSVRQILRQYA, from the coding sequence TATATCATCCAACAGCAAATTGGGCTTGCACCAGTCCTGTCGGAGATCCGGTCTGTCGGAGGCGGGTGCATCAATGATGCCCGGGTGGTGAAGACGGATCAGGGTTTTTATTTCCTGAAATACAACCATGGCAGCCGTTACCCTGGTATGTTTGAGGCAGAGACGCGCGGGCTGAAGATGCTGGAAGATGCCAATGAGATCAGGGTACCCAAAGTAATTAGTACCGGAACCGCTGGAAAGCATGACTTCCTGGTGCTGGAATATCTTGAAAGCGGGCGGCAGGAAAAGCACTTCTGGGAACATTTCGGGCGAGGCTTGGCCCGGCTGCACAATCATACGGCACAGCATTTTGGCCTGGACCACGAAAATTATATTGGCAGTTTGCCCCAAACCAATGCTTTCAGTGAATCCTGGAAAGACTTCTTCATGACCCAAAGGATAGAGCCGCAATTGCGCCTATCACGGCAAAGTGGCAAAACAGACGCTCAGCTGGATACGCTTTTTGAACAGTTTTTTGTCAGACTGGATGCTTTTTTTCCGAAGGAGCCCCCTGCCCTGGTACACGGTGACCTGTGGAGCGGAAACTTCCTGACCGGCCCCAATGGGGAAGCTGTCATTATTGACCCCGCCGTATATTTCGGTCACCGCTATATGGACCTGGGGATGACGCAGCTGTTCGGCGGTTTCGATCCAGCTTTTTACAAGGCATACCAAGAAGAATACCCCCTGCAAGACAACTGGCGTGATGGCCTTGAGATTGCCAAGTTGTATCCCCTGATGGTGCATGTGAACCTTTTTGGCGGGGGATACCTGGGCAGCGTCAGGCAAATCCTGCGGCAGTACGCCTGA